The following are encoded together in the Cicer arietinum cultivar CDC Frontier isolate Library 1 chromosome 2, Cicar.CDCFrontier_v2.0, whole genome shotgun sequence genome:
- the LOC101496897 gene encoding uncharacterized protein, translating to MYNNVGPQPGVAQPPASTQQPNPFGSAFQVAGSGLIRGGLGAYGGKILGSSSEYVQSNISRYFSDPQYYFQVNDHYVKNKLKVVLFPFLHRGHWTRITEPVGGRLSYKPPIYDINAPDLYIPLMAFGTYVVLAGLSLGLHGKFSPEALNLLFIKGLLGWFMQAGLLKVTLLSLGSGEAPLLDIIAYAGYTFTGICLAVLGRIISGYSYYFLMPWTCLCMGVFLVKTMKRVLFAEVRSYDSSKHHYLLLFIALVQFPLFIWLGNITINWLL from the exons ATGTATAATAATGTTGGACCGCAACCAGGGGTGGCGCAGCCTCCAGCAAGCACACAACAACCTAATCCTTTTGGGAGTGCATTTCAAGTTGCTGGTTCAGGACTCATTCGAGGTGGATTGGGTGCTTATGGAGGAAAAATATTAGGATCCAGCTCTGAGTATGTCCAAAGCAAT ATAAGTCGGTATTTCTCTGATCCCCAATACTACTTTCAAGTGAATGACCATTATGTTAAGAACAAATTGAAGGTGGTTTTGTTTCCATTTCTGCACAGG GGTCATTGGACTAGAATCACCGAGCCAGTGGGTGGTAGGCTCTCTTATAAACCACCGATTTATGACATAAATGCACCAGACCTTTACATTCCATTAATGGCATTCGGTACTTATGTCGTTCTTGCTGGCCTCTCATTGGGTCTTCACGGAAA GTTTAGTCCAGAAGCATTGAACTTGTTATTCATCAAGGGATTACTTGGTTGGTTTATGCAAGCTGGACTACTTAAGGTGACTTTACTTTCATTAGGAAGCGGAGAAGCACCCTTGCTCGACATCATAGCATATGCTGGATATACTTTCACCGGCATTTGTTTGGCTGTCCTCGGAAGAATAATATCTGGCTACTCCTACTACTTTTTGATGCCATGGACCTGTTTATGCATGGGAGTGTTCTTAGTAAAAACAATGAAACGAGTCCTTTTCGCAGAGGTCAGGAGTTACGACTCGAGCAAACATCACTATCTCTTGCTCTTTATCGCTTTGGTTCAGTTCCCTTTGTTCATTTGGCTTGGCAACATTACTATCAATTGGCTTTTGTAG